The following nucleotide sequence is from Triticum dicoccoides isolate Atlit2015 ecotype Zavitan chromosome 7B, WEW_v2.0, whole genome shotgun sequence.
TTCTATCTGTCAAATTGGCATGTTTAGATAACAAATGTTATAAATTTGTATAGTTGCTGCGTTCTATTCTTAgcatatgctatcttttttctGATGCCATCTGTTCATTTAATGTGATTTCTTTGTCATAAAGTTTAGGACATCCAAGGTTAATTCTGGTCTTGTTTTTGTACACACAGGTTGGTGCTCCTGCTCGTGTTGGGCTAGTTGCACCTGTTGATGTGGTGGTTCCCCCTGGCAACACTGGTCTGGATCCCTCCCAGACGTCCTTCTTCCAGGTTAGCATTTGCTGACAGCACTTCTCACTGGATGCTTTCATTTCAATCACATTTTATCACAAGTTCTTACTGTTTGTCTTGTTAAGGTGCTCAACATTCCCACCAAGATTAACAAGGGCACTGTGGAAATTACTATCCCTGTGGAGCTGATAAAGAAGGGTGACAAGGTGGGCTCCTCTGAGTCTGCCCTGCTTGCCAAGCTTGGTATCCGCCCCTTCTCTTATGGGCTGGTCATCTGCAATGTCTATGACAGCGGGTCAGTCTTCAGCCCTGAGGTTCTTGACCTCACCGAGGAAGACCTGATGGACAAGTTTGCTTCTGGTGTGTCCATGGTTGCCTCACTGTCCCTGGCGATCTCATACCCCACCATGGCTGCTGCGCCACACATGTTCCTCAATGCATACAAGAATGTTCTTGCGGTTGCTTTGGAGACAGACTACTCATATGATCATGCTGATAAGATCAAGGAGTACCTCAAGGTAATTCTTGTTCTACAATGTTTTGATCCCACTATGAAATCTTAATTTGAAACATGCATTAGAATTTGTTCTTGAACAATGGCATGAACTGACGAGTGATATTTTTGGATAGTGTTATCTCTTCAGTACCCTTAATTTAATCCTGCGGTTTGTGAGATTTGTTTTTGGTAGTCATCATGGTATAAAACATGACATGCCATCTCACATTTGGCACATGTTTCATCATACTCCTGAGCAACTGCATCATTGTTAGCTAAGCTAGTCATCTGTTCTTTTCTAACCAATTCTGGAGCTTAACAAGTGATACGTTTGGATTGTGTTAGCCTCTTCCTGTCCCCTTTGTGTAATCTTGCTGTTTGTGAGAAGTGTTTTTAGTGGAGTCATCATGGTATAATCATGGTGTAATACATGACATGCCGTCTCATATCTGTAACATGTTTCATCATATTCATGAGCAACTGCATCATTGTTAGCTAAGCTAGTCATGCTTGTATGGTTCTTCCTACTACAGCCTAATTCTGAATTCTGCATTTCCATGTCAGTTTTTTGACACAATACGTGTTGTTTTGGTGTGCAGGACCCAAGCAAGTTTGCCGTTGCTgcccctgctgctgctgcctcaggtggtgctgccgccgctgccccgaaggaggaggagaagaaggacgaGCCCGAGGAGGAATCAGATGGCGAGATGGGATTCAGCCTGTTCGACGACTAAGCTGTGTGCCTTCCTTCATAAAGCCGTGTCCAGTCGCCAGTTTTGTTAAGTGTTGAACACTGAAGTTTTTCAAGTCTTATTATTACCTTGAACAAGAATTAATTATGCT
It contains:
- the LOC119337614 gene encoding 60S acidic ribosomal protein P0 — protein: MAIKRTKAEKKIAYDQKLCQLLEEYTKVLIAVADNVGSKQLQEIRKGLRGDSIVLMGKNTLIRRCIKVHSEKTGNKDFLELSNLLVGNVGLIFTKGDLKEVREEVAKYKVGAPARVGLVAPVDVVVPPGNTGLDPSQTSFFQVLNIPTKINKGTVEITIPVELIKKGDKVGSSESALLAKLGIRPFSYGLVICNVYDSGSVFSPEVLDLTEEDLMDKFASGVSMVASLSLAISYPTMAAAPHMFLNAYKNVLAVALETDYSYDHADKIKEYLKDPSKFAVAAPAAAASGGAAAAAPKEEEKKDEPEEESDGEMGFSLFDD